In Gouania willdenowi chromosome 17, fGouWil2.1, whole genome shotgun sequence, one DNA window encodes the following:
- the prkab2 gene encoding 5'-AMP-activated protein kinase subunit beta-2: protein MGNTSDRVSSERHGGGKAQRSDSSGSSKDHEPKMGDSTDDPNIFNTHGPESKTAEGKDVTADLHDPVKTGRQARPTVIRWAGGGKEVFIAGSFNNWSTKIPLNKSHNDFVAILDLPEGEHQYKFFVDGQWVHDPSEAVVTSQLGTTNNLIQVKKSDFEVFDALQVDSLDSSDTSDLSSSPPGPYGQEQYLFRPEEHFKAPPILPPHLLQVILNKDTNVSCDPALLPEPNHVMLNHLYALSIKDGVMVLSATHRYKKKYVTSLLYKPI, encoded by the exons ATGGGCAACACCAGTGACAGGGTGTCATCAGAGCGCCATGGAGGAGGAAAGGCCCAGCGCTCAGACAGCAGCGGCAGCTCCAAGGACCACGAACCCAAGATGGGGGACAGCACGGACGACCCCAACATCTTCAACACCCACGGCCCAGAGTCCAAG ACGGCAGAGGGAAAGGACGTGACAGCAGACCTCCATGACCCGGTTAAAACGGGTCGTCAGGCCCGACCCACCGTCATCCGCTGGGCCGGAGGGGGGAAGGAGGTGTTTATAGCTGGTTCCTTCAATAACTGGAGCACCAAAATACCCTTAAATAAAAG CCATAATGACTTTGTAGCCATTCTGGACCTGCCTGAGGGAGAACATCAGTACAAGTTCTTTGTGGACGGACAATGGGTCCACGATCCTTCAGAG GCGGTAGTAACCAGCCAACTTGGAACCACCAACAACCTGATCCAGGTGAAGAAATCGGACTTTGAAGTGTTTGACGCTCTGCAGGTCGACTCTCTGGACAGTTCCGACACATCGG ACTTGTCCAGTTCTCCTCCCGGTCCCTATGGACAGGAGCAGTACTTGTTTAGACCTGAGGAACATTTCAAAGCTCCTCCAATACTTCCTCCTCACCTGCTCCAAGTCATTCTGAACAAAGACACCAACGTATCT TGTGACCCCGCCCTGCTGCCTGAGCCCAACCACGTCATGTTAAATCACCTCTATGCACTTTCAATCAAG GATGGAGTGATGGTGCTGAGTGCAACGCATCGATACAAGAAGAAGTACGTCACCTCTCTGCTCTACAAACCCATCTAG